AATCACCGGGCTGATGAACCCGAGTGCGGCCAGCGGGACACCGAGTGAATTGTAACCAAACGCCCAGAACAGGTTTTGCCGAATTTTTTTTATGGTCGCCTTCGAGAGACGGATCGCAGTGACTACGCTCAAAAGATCCCCGCGCAAAAGCGCGATGTCCGCCGTCTCTATCGCTACGTCCGTGCCCGATCCGATGGCAAAACCGATCTCTGCAGTGGCAAGCGCCGGGGCGTCGTTGATCCCATCCCCCACCATGCCGACCACGTTTCCTTCTCTTTGCAGCTTTTTGACCATCTCCGCCTTTTGCTCAGGCAGCACCTCCGCAAAAACGCGCTCTGCCGCAATCCCCACCGATTGGGCGATCGCCTGTGCTGTCTTGTGGTTATCTCCCGTCAGCATGTACACCGAAAGCCCGAGCGAAGTC
This genomic interval from Ferroacidibacillus organovorans contains the following:
- a CDS encoding HAD-IC family P-type ATPase, producing VGFEEMGKTAMWVARDRELLGIIAVADGVRETSRQAIAEMTSLGLSVYMLTGDNHKTAQAIAQSVGIAAERVFAEVLPEQKAEMVKKLQREGNVVGMVGDGINDAPALATAEIGFAIGSGTDVAIETADIALLRGDLLSVVTAIRLSKATIKKIRQNLFWAFGYNSLGVPLAALGFISPVIAGAAMALSSVSVVSNSLLLRRFRSTV